The genomic stretch TGATACCGTTCGTGACTTGCTTTCAAAAGCTGGTGTTCTTAAAAAGTTCCATGAGCTTAAGCAACAGAAATAACTGTTGAATAGCGGAGGGCCTTGAGATGAAAGAATTGATTCTTGTCATAGCGAAGGCATTGGTTGATCATCCTGATCAGGTGCAAATCAATGTGAAGGATGATGATCGTGGCACGATATACGAGCTTTCGGTTCACCCCGAGGATATCGGTAAAATCATCGGTAAACAGGGACGCATAGCGAAAGCGATTCGTACGGTTGTGACTTCTGCATCCGTCAAATCGCAAAAGCGTGTTATCGTTGATATTATGTCATGATGCACGTATAGAAAGAAGGCTGGGATGAATGTCCTAGCCTTCTTTCTATACGTGGGACTAAATCGGAATATGCCAGCGGCTTCGTTCTCGAACTTGGAACGATGCCGTTTTTGCATGTATAATAAGGTATACACATTAGAAGGGCTGGTTGTCATGA from Paenibacillus sp. FSL H8-0548 encodes the following:
- a CDS encoding KH domain-containing protein: MKELILVIAKALVDHPDQVQINVKDDDRGTIYELSVHPEDIGKIIGKQGRIAKAIRTVVTSASVKSQKRVIVDIMS